The region CCCCTCGGCCGGATCGGAAGGTTCACGCGAAAAAGATGTACGCGAGAAGCAAGAGAAGGGGGAAGCGCTCCGGCGCCTCTTCTCGAGTCTCGAGGAGGATCTCTCGCGGAACGCGGAGCTTCCCGGCCTCGAGGAGATCCTTCGCGAGGCGGAGGAAGGGGGCGCGGACGGCGTCCTTCTCGCGGCGGGGCAGGCGCCTCTTCTTCTTCGCGCGCACCGCGTGCTCCGCGCGCTCCCCGGGACTCTTCGCGCCGACGACCTCTCCTCCTTCCGGCGCGCGCTGGAGGGGAAGGAGGAGATCCGGTGCGGCGAGGGGTTCTATCGCCCGTCGGGAGGATCGGAGGAAGCGAGCCTCTTTCTCAGAAGGCGCGGGCCCGCCCCCTCCCTCGCGGAGGCGAACGTCTCTCCGGCGCGGATCGAGTCGATGCTCGCCGCCCCTTCGGGCATTCTTCTTCTTGTCGCGGAGACCCCCTCCGCGCGGCGTCTTCTTCTCGGCGGGTTCCTCCGTCTTCTCGCCGATCGGAAGGAGCTCGCCGTCCTTCTCGGGGAGAAGCCCGCGGAGGAGCACGGGGGGTTCGTCCTCGGGGTCCCGTTCGAGGGAGAGCCGCCGGAGAGAGAGCGCGCGCTCGACCGCATCCTCGCGGGCCTTCCTCCGGCGCGGATCGCGCTCCCCGAGCCGCGCTCCGCCGCCGACGCGCGCCTTCTTCTCGACCTCGCGCGCCGCGGTCATGTCGCCGTGACCGCGCTTCCCGGAAGGGACGGCGGCGAGGCGCTCCGTCGGGCGGCCGCGTGGTTCCGCGAGGACCGCTCGCTCCAGGGGCTCGCCGCGCACCTCACGGGGGTCGTCTCGCTTCAGTTCCACGCCGGTGCGGGCGGGCGGGCGATGCCGGTCACCTCCGCGGCGCCGGTTTCGACCGACGCGCGCATCGCACTCGAAGAGGAGAACTTCTCCGCGTTCGCCGCGGCCCTCGAGCACGCCGCCGGCGAGGACGGCTTCGCCGGCTCCCTCCGCCGCCTCGCCGAGTCGAACCACATCGAGAAAGGCGAGGCGGACCGCCTCGCCTCGCGGCTGGCCTCGTCCGTGATTGCGTAGACCGAGGTTCTCGCTCCCTCAAGCCGCCGCCCACATCTCCGACAACACCTCCGCCTGCTCGAGCACCGTCTGCGTCGCCTTCTCTTGCTTGTCGGGCGGGTAGCCGTAGCGCCGCAAGATCCGCTTCACGAGAACGCGGAGCTGGGCCCGCACGTTCTCCCGGATCGTCCAGTCGATCGTGACGTTGTTTCGGACGGTGGCCACCAGCTCGCGGGCGATCGTCCTCAAGGTCTCGTCGCCCAGAATCCGGACCGCGCTGTCATTCGTCTCCAGCGCGTCGTAGAACGCGACCTCCTCCTCGGACAGGCCGAGCTTCTCGCCGCGGGCCCCGGCCTCGCGCATCTCCTTGGCAAGCGCGATCAGCTCCTCGATCACCTGGGCCGCCTCGGTGGCCCGGTTCTGATACCGCCGGATCGACTGCTCGAGCATCTCGGCGAACGAACGAGCCTGCACGAGGTTCTTGCGCCGCCGGGTGTTGATCTCCCCCGAGAGCAGCTTCCGGAGGAGTTCCACCGCCAGGTTGCGCTGCGGCATGCCCTTCACTTCGGCCAGGAACTCCTCGGACAGGATGGAGATATCGGGCTTGGCCAGGCCCGCGGCCGCGAAAATGTCGACCACGCCCTCTGAAGCGACTGCCCGAGAGACGATCTGCCGTACCGCGTAGTCGAGTTCCTCCTCGGTCCTCGCCTCGCCCGGCGCCCGTTTGATCAGGCTCGCACGCACCGCCTGGAAGAAGGCGACGTCGTCGCGGATGCGGAGTGCATCGGGATGCGGCACAGCCAGCGCGAACGCCTGCGACAGTTCTCGCA is a window of Candidatus Eisenbacteria bacterium DNA encoding:
- a CDS encoding DUF4388 domain-containing protein; this translates as MNGRPDPSRPAAGPNDLIGSLQVVSLLDFCQFLLLNAKSGTLALFHRGGVSRLFFRGGEIVNALDESRGVEGRDVALSLFRIREGGFRFRREEVHEKRRIEESTENLLLDAARRMDEIGEALPSAGSEGSREKDVREKQEKGEALRRLFSSLEEDLSRNAELPGLEEILREAEEGGADGVLLAAGQAPLLLRAHRVLRALPGTLRADDLSSFRRALEGKEEIRCGEGFYRPSGGSEEASLFLRRRGPAPSLAEANVSPARIESMLAAPSGILLLVAETPSARRLLLGGFLRLLADRKELAVLLGEKPAEEHGGFVLGVPFEGEPPERERALDRILAGLPPARIALPEPRSAADARLLLDLARRGHVAVTALPGRDGGEALRRAAAWFREDRSLQGLAAHLTGVVSLQFHAGAGGRAMPVTSAAPVSTDARIALEEENFSAFAAALEHAAGEDGFAGSLRRLAESNHIEKGEADRLASRLASSVIA
- a CDS encoding DUF3387 domain-containing protein — translated: RELSQAFALAVPHPDALRIRDDVAFFQAVRASLIKRAPGEARTEEELDYAVRQIVSRAVASEGVVDIFAAAGLAKPDISILSEEFLAEVKGMPQRNLAVELLRKLLSGEINTRRRKNLVQARSFAEMLEQSIRRYQNRATEAAQVIEELIALAKEMREAGARGEKLGLSEEEVAFYDALETNDSAVRILGDETLRTIARELVATVRNNVTIDWTIRENVRAQLRVLVKRILRRYGYPPDKQEKATQTVLEQAEVLSEMWAAA